From the genome of Zalophus californianus isolate mZalCal1 chromosome 6, mZalCal1.pri.v2, whole genome shotgun sequence, one region includes:
- the LOC113909594 gene encoding sperm acrosome-associated protein 9-like: MNEAKESLRNIEQKYKLFQQQQFTFITALEHCRENTHDKIRPIASIRQVQSYTEHYCNNSTDHRILLMFLDICSELNKLCQHFEALHSGTPATNNLLEKCKSLVSQSNDLSSLRAKYPHDVVNHLSCDEARNHYGGVVSLIPIILDLIEEWIAHSEKLPRKALQHVSEPQARQEATGVAARPSWTIGTQPRLRKHKCRRLTKDSPKPRGNDTGCFKPPWRPPGGKL; the protein is encoded by the coding sequence ATGAATGAGGCAAAGGAGTCTCTTCGAAACATCGAGCAGAAGTACAAGCTCTTCCAACAGCAACAGTTCACCTTCATCACCGCTCTGGAGCACTGCAGGGAGAACACCCACGACAAGATCCGGCCCATCGCCAGCATCAGACAGGTGCAGAGCTACACGGAGCATTACTGCAACAACTCCACAGACCATCGCATTCTGCTCATGTTCCTGGACATCTGCTCAGAGCTGAACAAGCTGTGTCAGCACTTCGAAGCCCTACACTCCGGCACCCCGGCCACCAACAACCTGCTTGAGAAATGCAAATCCCTGGTTAGCCAAAGCAATGACCTGAGCAGCCTCAGAGCAAAGTACCCTCACGACGTGGTGAACCACCTCAGCTGTGACGAGGCCAGGAACCACTACGGAGGTGTCGTCAGCCTCATCCCCATCATCCTGGACTTAATTGAAGAATGGATCGCCCACTCAGAGAAGCTGCCCCGCAAAGCCCTGCAGCATGTGAGTGAGCCCCAGGCACGCCAGGAAGCCACCGGGGTGGCTGCTCGCCCTTCCTGGACCATAGGCACCCAGCCTCGGTTAAGAAAGCACAAATGTAGGCGACTTACAAAAGACAGCCCCAAACCTAGGGGGAATGACACAGGATGTTTCAAACCTCCCTGGAGACCACCTGGCGGGAAACTGTAA